The segment CGTGGAAGCGGCTACAATCGCCGCCTTGTCGCAAGCCATCGACGATGGGGCGCGCATCGCCGTGCCCGTGTTCCAGGGACGGCGCGGCAATCCTGTCGCGTTCAGCGCCTTCCACTTGCCGCTGCTGCTGGCGCTCGATGGCGACCAGGGCGCGCGCAGCATCGTCAACAGCCATGCCGTATGCGAAGTGACAGTGGACGACGGCGGCATCTTGCGCGATATTGATACACCTGACGATTTGTCGCCGGTGCATGGCGCGCCCGGGCGATTGTAGAACATCCATGCCAGACACGAGGAAAACATGAAGAAAGCACCGATTAAAAAAATCACCGCAAAAGCCTCCGGCAATGCCATAAGCAAAGCCGCAGCGAAAACCAGGGCGAAAGCCGCACCGGCCGCCGGCATCATCTACAGCATCGCCGCAGCGGACCTGGCAGGCCACATGTTCAAGGTGACGTTGACGGTCAAGTCGCCGGCGGCCATCGGTCAGGTATTTTCCCTGCCGGCCTGGATCCCGGGCAGCTACATGATCCGCGAATTTTCGCGCAACATCGTCAGCATCCGCGCCGAATCCGAGGGCAAGGCCGTGGCGCTGACCAAACTGGACAAGCACTCGTGGCAAGCCGCCCCGTGCAAGGGTCCGTTGACGGTCGAATACGACGTGTATGCATGGGATCTGTCCGTGCGCGCCGCCCACCTGGACCAGAATCATGGCTTCTTCAACGGCACCAGCGTATTTCTGCGCGTGCTGGGCCAGGAATCCGACGCCCATGAAGTGCACATCGTGCAGCCCAAGGATGCGGCCTGCAAGGCCTGGAAAGTGGCCACCACCCTGCCGGAACTCAAGGCGAAGCGCTACGGCTTCGGCAGCTACCAGGCGGCCAACTACGATGAGCTGATCGACCACCCGGTGGAGATGGGCGACTTCGCGCTGGCCACCTTTACCGCGCATGGCGTGCCGCACGATATCGTCGTCACGGGCAAGGTGCCGAACCTGGACCTGGACCGTCTGTGCCGCGACCTGAAAGCCATCTGCGAAACGCAGATCGCCTTCTTCGAGCCGAAGACAAAGAAAGCGCCGATGGAGCGCTATGTGTTCATGACCATGGCCGTCGGCGACGGTTACGGCGGCCTCGAACACCGCGCCTCGACGGCGCTGATCTGCGCGCGCGCCGACTTGCCGACGACGGCGTCCACCAGCAACGAGATCGGTGACGGCTACCTGAAATTCCTCGGCCTGTGCAGCCACGAGTACTTCCACACCTGGAACGTCAAGCGCATCAAGCCGGCCGCGTTTGCGCCGTACAACCTGCAGGCGGAAAGCTACTCGCCGCTGTTGTGGCTGTTCGAAGGCTTCACCAGCTATTACGACGACCTGATGCTGGTGCGCGCGGGCCTGATCGACGAGGCGGCCTATTTCAAGCTGCTGGGGAAAACCGTCAACAGCGTCTTGCGCGGTAGCGGCCGCACCAAGCAAAGCGTGGCCGATTCCAGCTTCGACGCCTGGGGCAAGTACTACCGTCAGGATGAAAACGCGCCGAATGCCATCGTCAGCTACTACACCAAGGGTTCGCTGATCGCGCTGGCCTTCGACCTGACGATCCGCACGAAGACGAATGGCGAGAAATCGTTGGACGACGTGATGCAGGCGCTGTGGCAGCGCTATGGCCGCGATTTCTACAAGGGCAAAGCGCGCGGCGTGACGCCGGCCGAAGTCGAAGCCCTGTTCGATGAAGTCTCCGGCACGCGCATGAAGCCGTTCTTCGAACGCTACATTCGCGGCACGGACGACGTGCCGCTGGCGCGCCTGCTGGCGCCGTTCGGCGTGAAATACAGCGACGCGCGCAAGGCGGAAAAAGCCAGCCTGGACGTCAACCTCGGCCGCGACGGCAACGACGCCAAACTGGCGCAGGTGCATCAGGGCGGCGCCGCCCACGCAGCCGGCCTGTCGGCGGGCGACGTGCTGGTGGCCATCGATGGCTTGCGCGTGACGGGCACCAACCTGGATACCTTGCTGGGCCGTTACGCCGTCGGCGCCAAGGTGGCGGTCCACGCCTTCCGCCGCGATGAGCTGATGACGTTTGCGGCCGTGCTGCAGGGCGACCGCGTGCCGGGTGTCAGCTTGAGCCTGCTGCCGGCGCCAAAGAAAGCCACGGGGCCGAAGCGGCCTAGCGCTGTATAAGCTGTTCGTCATGCGGTAAGACAGAAAACCGGCCTTCTGGCCGGTTTTCTATTTCAGGCTGCCATTTCAATGGCAACTGATCCGCCGGCACTGCCGGCTTGCCATCATATTTACTGCAAATGAACTAATTTTTCTTTAACTAAACTAAAATTGCCGAATTGATTCTTTTAGATCGCACCCAACGTGGAAACCCTCGATCCCCGAACGATTATGCTGATGACGACCCTGATGTGCGGAGCCATGAGCATCGTCATGTTCTCCGTGTATCGCAGCTTCCGGCGCGAAGTGCAGGGACTGGGGCATTGGGCGGCCGGCTTGTTGTTGCTGGTGTGCGCGTCCCTGCTGTTCGGTACGCGCGAAGTGCTGCCGCCGGCATGGTCCATGATCGCGGCCAATGCGGCGCTGGTGGCCGGCATCGGCCTGTCGATGCTGGGCACGGAGACATTTTTTGGCCTGGCGCCCAGCCGCCGCGCTTATCTGCTGATACTTGCCCTGGCCGTCGCCGGCAACAGCTGGTGGCTGCTGGTGCGCCCCGATTTCTCGGTGCGCGTGGCGCTCTTTTCCCTGCTGGTCTTCCTGTTTTATGCGCGTCAGGTGCAACTGGTGTGGCGCCATGGCGAGCGCCATTTCTCGAGCTTTTTCTTTGGCGCGCTGATGTTGCTGCAAGCCGTCGTGGTGCTGGCGCGCGGCGTGTCCGCCCTGGTGCATGGCGGCGCCAGCGTGAACCTGATGGTGGCTGGCACGCCGGCCGGCATCTATCTGGCGGTCGCCAATTTCATGGCGCTGCTGCTGACGGTGGGTTTCATGACGGTGGCCACGCGCCGCCTGCAGCAGATACTGGAGCGCCGCTCGACCCACGATCCGCTCACGCAAGTACTGAACCGGCGCGGCTTTGGCGACGCCTATGCGCGCGAGACGGGCAATCTGCGGCGCCGCCGTTTGCCGCTGACGCTGCTCAGCATCGACCTCGATTACTTCAAATTGATCAATGACCGCTACGGTCACGCGGTGGGCGACCAGGTGCTGGCGCACGTGGCCACCGTTATCAAGGGCGCCTTGCGCGAATCGGATTGCGTGGCGCGTTTCGGCGGCGAGGAGTTCGTCGTGCTGATGCCAGACATGCCGGCGCATAACGCGCTGGGCGTGGCCGAACGCATCCGCGCCTTGCTGCACGAGCCCAGTCGGCTGCCACCGTGTACGGTCAGCATCGGCGTCGCTTGCCAGGCATCGGTGGTGGAGGGGCTGGAACAGTTGCTGTCGCGCGCCGATGCAGCCCTGTACCTGGCCAAGGAGCGGGGACGCGACCGCATCGAACTCGATGCTTGCGCGGTTACTGGGGACCGGACAATGTCCGCAGCTGGAAGCGGTACTGGTCGTTGAACGGGAAGGTTTCGGAGAAATCGAAGGTCCGGGCGTGGCGGCGCATCAGGTGCCCGGCCGGCGGAAACGCGGTGTGCACGCGCCGCACGGCGGCCAGCGCCGCAGCCGATGCTTCGCTGTCGCGCGAACGGTGCACGTGCACGTTTTTCAGCTCGCCGTCCGGGCCCACGCTCAGGTCGAGCACGACGATGGCCGGCAGCATGGGCGGCAGGCGCCCACTGAACGTGTATTCCCCATTGGCCGCCATGATCTGCTGTGCCACCAGCGACTTGTAGGCATCGATGCTGGCCGCCAGCTGTATCGCGGCCGGCGTGCGAGGGAGCGTGGACGTGGGCGTATATGCCGCAGGTGGTGGCGTACTTTGGCAGGCTGCCAGCAGGCTGGCGGCGGCAAGGATAGTGATTGCGTATCTCATGGCTGCCAGCCTATCATGGTTTAACCGAACAGGCGTTCCAGTTCCACGCCGGGGTCCGGCGCGCGCATGAACGCTTCGCCCACGAGGAAACTGTGGATATGCGCATCGCGCATGCGTTGCACGTCGGCCGTGGTATGGATGCCCGATTCCGTAATGATCAATTTGTCTTGCGGGATGCGCGGCAAGAGATTGATGGTCGTGTCCAGCGACGTCTCGAACGTGCGCAGGTTGCGGTTGTTGATGCCGATCAGCGCGCTCTTGAGTTTCAAGGCCGCCGTCAGTTCGTCGCCGTCATGGCTTTCGATCAGCACGCCCATGCCCAGTTCGTGGGCGCACGCTTCCATCTCCGCCATCAGGCCATGGTCGAGCGCCGCGACGATCAGCAGGATGCAGTCGGCGCCCATGGCGCGCGCTTCATAGATCTGGTACATGTCGACCATGAAATCCTTGCGCAGCACGGGGATGGCGCAGGCGGCGCGCGCCTGCTGCAGGTATTCCACGCTGCCCTGGAAGAACTGCTCGTCCGTCAGCACGGACAGGCAAGCCGCACCATGCGCCGCGTAGCTGGCGGCGATATCAGACGGGCGGAAGTCGGCGCGGATCACGCCTTTCGACGGCGACGCCTTTTTGACTTCGGCGATGATGCCGGGCTTGCCGGCGGCGATGTGCTGGCGCAGGCTTGCTTCAAAGCCGCGCAGGCCGGCGCGCAATTCGCTGTCGCTTTCCACGTCGCCGCGCAGGCTGGCCAGGCTGCGGCGGGCTTTGGCCTTGGCCACTTCATCGGCTTTGACGGCCAGGATTTTATCGAGTATGTCGGACATGATGGTCGCTATTCTATAAAGGAGGGCGGAGGACTTACGCTTGCGCCGGGGTGCCCAGCTGCTGCGTGACCTGCACGAATTGGTCGAGTTTCGCCAGCGCGGCGCCCGAGCTGACGGCGGTGCGCGCGCGCGCCAGGCCGTCTTCGATCGAGCTGGCCACGCCGGCTGCGTACAGGGCCGTGCCCGCGTTCAGGGCAACGATGTCGGCGGCGGCTCCAGGCTCGCCGCGCAGCGCTTCCATCATCTTGGCTTTCGATTCGGCTGAATCGGCCACCTTCAGGTTGCGGCTGGCGATCATCGACATGCCGAAGTCTTCCGGATGGATTTCATATTCGCGGATTTCGCCGTTGACCAGTTCACCGACGAGGGTAGAGGCGCCGAGCGAGACTTCATCCATATTGTCGCGGCCATACACGACGATCGCATGCTGCGCGCCCAGACGCTGCAGCACGCGCACCTGGATGCCGACCAGGTCGGCGTGGAACACGCCCATCAGGATGTTCGGCGCGCCGGCCGGATTCGTCAGCGGGCCCAGAATGTTGAAAATCGTGCGCACGCCCAGTTCGCGGCGCACGGGCGCCGCATGCTTCATGGCCGCATGGTGGTTCGGCGCGTACATGAAGCCGATGCCCGTTTGCGCGATCGACTGGGCGATCTGCTCGGGCTGCAGGTTGATGTTGACGCCCAAAGAGTCCAGCACGTCGGCGCTGCCGGACGAGGACGACACGCTGCGCCCGCCATGCTTGGCCACGCGCGCGCCGGCGGCGGCCGCCACGAACATCGAGGCGGTGGAAATATTGAACGTGTGCGCGCCGTCGCCGCCCGTGCCGACGATGTCGAGCAGCTTGGTGGTGTCGGCCATGGGCACCTTGGTGGAAAACTCGCGCATCACTTGCGCGGCGGCGGCGATTTCGCCGATGGTTTCCTTTTTCACGCGCAAGCCCATGGTGAGGGCCGCGATCATGGTGGGGGACATTTCGCCGGACATGATCTGGCGGAACAGGTACAGCATTTCGTCGTGAAAGATCTCGCGGTGTTCGATGCAGCGCAGCAGGGCTTCTTGTGGGGTGATCGGCATGATGCTTCCTTCTTCAATGATGGCGCAGGAGGACACTGATGGCACGCCGGGGCGTGCGCATGGGATCAGCGCTCGAGGAAATTCTTCAGCAGGGCGTGGCCGTGTTCCGAGAGGATCGATTCGGGGTGGAACTGCACGCCCTCGATATCGTATTCCCGGTGGCGCACGCCCATGATTTCGCCGTCGTCCGTCCACGCAGTCACTTCCAGGCAGGAAGGCAGCGAGGCGCGTTCGATCGCCAAAGAGTGGTAGCGGATCACTGTGAAGGGGCTGGGCAAGCCTTTGAAAACGCCCACGCCCGTATGCGCGATGAGGGAAGTCTTGCCATGCATGACTTGCTTGGCGCGGATGACTTTACCGCCAAACGCTTCGCCGATGGCCTGGTGGCCCAGGCACACGCCCAGTATCGGCTTCTTGCCGGCGAAGTGCTTGAGCACTTCCACCGAGATGCCCGCCTGCGCTGGCGCTTTCGGGCCGGGCGAGATGCAGATGCGGTCCGGGTTCAGCGCCTCGATCTGTTCGATCGTGATTTCATCGTTGCGGTAGACCCGCACGTCTTCGCCCAGTTCACCGAAATACTGCACGATGTTGTAGGTGAAGGAGTCGTAGTTGTCGATCATTAGCAGCATCTTAAAACTCCCCATCCAGGCCATCTTGCACTTGTTCGGCGGCGCGCAGCACTGCCCGCGCCTTGTTTTCGGTTTCCTGCCATTCCATTTCAAGGACCGAGTCGGCCACGATGCCGGCCGCGGCCTGCACGTACAGCATGCCGTCCTTGATCACGCCCGTGCGGATCGCAATCGCCACATCCATTTCGCCGCCGAACGACAGGTAGCCGCAGGCGCCGCCATAGATGCCGCGCTTGGTGATTTCCAGTTCGTCGATCACTTCCATGGCGCGCACTTTCGGCGCGCCCGTCAGGGTGCCGGCCGGGAAGGTCGCGCGCAGCACGTCCAGGTTCGACAAGCCTTTCTTCAAGGTGCCTTCCACGTTCGAGACGATGTGCTGCACGTGCGAGTATTTTTCGATGACCATGCGGTCGGTGACGTGCACGCTGCCCGTTTCCGCAATGCGGCCGATGTCGTTGCGCGCCAGGTCGATCAGCATCACGTGCTCGGCGATCTCTTTCGGATCGGCCAGCAGCTCGGCGGACAATTCGGCGTCGCGCTCGGGCGTGGCGCCGCGCGGACGCGTGCCGGCGATGGGGCGCAGGGTGACTTTCTTGCCGCCGTCGGCCGTGTTCTCGTTGCGCACCAAAATCTCGGGCGAGGCGCCGATGATCTGCATGTCGCCGAAATTATAGAAGTACATATACGGCGACGGATTGAGCGAACGCAGGGCGCGGTACAGGGTCAGCGGCGAGTCGACATACGGCTTGCGGATGCGCTGGCCGATCTGCACCTGCATCAAGTCGCCGGCCATCACGTATTCGTGCGCCTTGGCGACGGCCTTCAGGTAGTCTTCCTTGGCAAAATCGCGGATGGTTTCCGTGCGCACGGAGGCGCTGGTGACGGGCGCATCGACGCCGCGGCGCAGCATCATGCGCAAGTCCTTCAGGCGCTGGCGCGCTTTGCTGAACGACTCGGGCTGCGACGTGTCGGCGTAGACGATCAGGTAGAGTTTGCCGGACAGGTTGTCGATGACGGCCAGTTCCTCCGTTACCATCAGCTGGATGTCGGGCAGGTTCAGGTCATCCTTCGGCGCGCCGCCGGCCAGCTTTTTCTCGATGTGGCGCACGGTGTCGTAGCCGAAGTAGCCGGCCAGGCCGCCGCAGAAGCGCGGCATGCCGGGGCGCAGGGCGACCTTGAAGCGCGACTGGTACTGTTCGATGAAGTCGAGCGGATTGCCTTCATGCTCTTCGATCACGACGCCGTTCTTGACGATTTCCGTGTGGCTGCCGTAGCTGCGCAACACAGTCGTGGCGGGCAAGCCGATGAAGGAATAGCGGCCGAAGCGTTCGCCGCCGACGACGGATTCGAGCAAGAAGGTATTCTTGCCGCCTTGCTGGGTTTGCGCCAGTTTCAGGTACAGCGTGAGCGGGGTTTCCAGGTCGGCGAAGGCTTCTGCGATCAGGGGGATGCGGTTGTAGCCTTGCTGGCCCAGCGATTTGAATTCGAGTTCGGTCATGTGTCTCTCCATGCCGCCAGGGTACGCGTGTGCACGATGCACTAGCCCTGCGGTGGGTTATCAAAAAACCTGCCGGTGCATGCGGTACGCAAATGCGCGCGTGCAGCCGACAGCAATCTTACACGGCTCGGCCCTCAGGCCTGCCAGGATTGCCAGCGTCGCCAAAGCCAGGCCTCAATCGAGCCGGTTTGGGTGACATTGTGTTTTTTGATGAGAAACGTGTTCACGATATGGTGTTGGGTTTGGTCAGTATGCTGGTCTGTTGTGCATGCTAATAAAATGCGCCGCTTCGAGCAGCGTATTTACTATACCATCGGAATCGGTCTCGTGTATAGAGTGTCCGTGGTTGTAGCCATACGGTACGGTCAATACGGGACAAGCCGCAGCCCTGGCCGCTTGCGCGTCGTTCGATGAGTCGCCGATGGCCACCACTTTGGCGGGCGCCAGATCGAAGTCCGCGCACACTTGCAGCAGCGGCATCGGGTCCGGTTTCTTCCTGGGCAGCGAATCGCCGCCGTAGACGATCTCGAAATACTGGTCCAGGTTTTTCTGTTTCAGCAAGGGCAGGGCGAAGGCGATCGGCTTGTTGGTGACGCAGGCCAGGCGCAAGCCCGCCGCCTTCATCGCCGCCAGCCCCGCTTCCACGTCCGGGTACAGGGTGCTGAACTGGCCATTGATGGCCAGGTAGTGGCGCTGGTAGCCGTCCATCGCCTGCTCGAAGCGCTGTTCCACGCCGGCCGCGTCGAAGTCGAGGGCCAGCACGGTGCGGATCAGGTTTTCCGAGCCCTTGCCGACCATCAGCTTGATGGCGTCGGCGCTGATGGGCGCCAGGCCCAGTTCGGCGCGCATGCCGTTGATGGCGACATGGAAATCGGGCACGGTGTCGAGCATCGTGCCATCGAGGTCGATGATGGCGGCGCGCACGCCGGCCAGTACGTGGTCTTTCACCGTGCCCGCTTGCATCAGGCGCCCTTGACGGCTGCCAGCTCGGCGCGCATGGCGTCGATGACGGCTTTGTAGTCGGGCTTGCCGAAGATGGCCGAACCGGCGACAAAGGTGTCGGCGCCGGCGGCAGCGGCGGCGGCGATGTTGTCGATCTTGATGCCGCCATCGACTTCCAGCATGATGTCACGGCCCGATTCGTCGATCATGCGGCGCGCTTCGGCGATTTTCTTCAGCGCTTGCGGAATGAAGGACTGGCCGCCGAAGCCTGGATTGACGGACATGATCAGGATGATGTCGATCTTGTCCATCACGTGTTCCAGGTAGTGCAGCGGCGTGCCCGGGTTGAATACCAGGCCCGATTTGCAGCCATTGTCGCGGATCAGCTGCAAGGAACGGTCGACGTGATCCGACGCTTCCGGGTGAAAGGTGATGATGTTCGCGCCAGCCTTGGCGAAATCCGGGATAATGCGATCGACAGGCTTGACCATCAGGTGCACGTCGATGGGTACTTGTACGTGCGGGCGGATCGCTTCGCACACCAGCGGGCCGATGGTCAGGTTCGGCACATAGTGATTGTCCATCACGTCGAAGTGGATGATGTCGGCGCCGGCGGTAACGACGTTGCGCACTTCCTCGCCCAGGCGGGCAAAGTCGGCGGACAGGATGCTGGGAGCGATACGGAATGTAGTCATGGTGGAGTAGCCAAA is part of the Janthinobacterium sp. 67 genome and harbors:
- a CDS encoding M61 family metallopeptidase, which translates into the protein MKKAPIKKITAKASGNAISKAAAKTRAKAAPAAGIIYSIAAADLAGHMFKVTLTVKSPAAIGQVFSLPAWIPGSYMIREFSRNIVSIRAESEGKAVALTKLDKHSWQAAPCKGPLTVEYDVYAWDLSVRAAHLDQNHGFFNGTSVFLRVLGQESDAHEVHIVQPKDAACKAWKVATTLPELKAKRYGFGSYQAANYDELIDHPVEMGDFALATFTAHGVPHDIVVTGKVPNLDLDRLCRDLKAICETQIAFFEPKTKKAPMERYVFMTMAVGDGYGGLEHRASTALICARADLPTTASTSNEIGDGYLKFLGLCSHEYFHTWNVKRIKPAAFAPYNLQAESYSPLLWLFEGFTSYYDDLMLVRAGLIDEAAYFKLLGKTVNSVLRGSGRTKQSVADSSFDAWGKYYRQDENAPNAIVSYYTKGSLIALAFDLTIRTKTNGEKSLDDVMQALWQRYGRDFYKGKARGVTPAEVEALFDEVSGTRMKPFFERYIRGTDDVPLARLLAPFGVKYSDARKAEKASLDVNLGRDGNDAKLAQVHQGGAAHAAGLSAGDVLVAIDGLRVTGTNLDTLLGRYAVGAKVAVHAFRRDELMTFAAVLQGDRVPGVSLSLLPAPKKATGPKRPSAV
- a CDS encoding GGDEF domain-containing protein, with amino-acid sequence MTTLMCGAMSIVMFSVYRSFRREVQGLGHWAAGLLLLVCASLLFGTREVLPPAWSMIAANAALVAGIGLSMLGTETFFGLAPSRRAYLLILALAVAGNSWWLLVRPDFSVRVALFSLLVFLFYARQVQLVWRHGERHFSSFFFGALMLLQAVVVLARGVSALVHGGASVNLMVAGTPAGIYLAVANFMALLLTVGFMTVATRRLQQILERRSTHDPLTQVLNRRGFGDAYARETGNLRRRRLPLTLLSIDLDYFKLINDRYGHAVGDQVLAHVATVIKGALRESDCVARFGGEEFVVLMPDMPAHNALGVAERIRALLHEPSRLPPCTVSIGVACQASVVEGLEQLLSRADAALYLAKERGRDRIELDACAVTGDRTMSAAGSGTGR
- the trpC gene encoding indole-3-glycerol phosphate synthase TrpC, with translation MSDILDKILAVKADEVAKAKARRSLASLRGDVESDSELRAGLRGFEASLRQHIAAGKPGIIAEVKKASPSKGVIRADFRPSDIAASYAAHGAACLSVLTDEQFFQGSVEYLQQARAACAIPVLRKDFMVDMYQIYEARAMGADCILLIVAALDHGLMAEMEACAHELGMGVLIESHDGDELTAALKLKSALIGINNRNLRTFETSLDTTINLLPRIPQDKLIITESGIHTTADVQRMRDAHIHSFLVGEAFMRAPDPGVELERLFG
- the trpD gene encoding anthranilate phosphoribosyltransferase — encoded protein: MPITPQEALLRCIEHREIFHDEMLYLFRQIMSGEMSPTMIAALTMGLRVKKETIGEIAAAAQVMREFSTKVPMADTTKLLDIVGTGGDGAHTFNISTASMFVAAAAGARVAKHGGRSVSSSSGSADVLDSLGVNINLQPEQIAQSIAQTGIGFMYAPNHHAAMKHAAPVRRELGVRTIFNILGPLTNPAGAPNILMGVFHADLVGIQVRVLQRLGAQHAIVVYGRDNMDEVSLGASTLVGELVNGEIREYEIHPEDFGMSMIASRNLKVADSAESKAKMMEALRGEPGAAADIVALNAGTALYAAGVASSIEDGLARARTAVSSGAALAKLDQFVQVTQQLGTPAQA
- a CDS encoding aminodeoxychorismate/anthranilate synthase component II, with translation MLLMIDNYDSFTYNIVQYFGELGEDVRVYRNDEITIEQIEALNPDRICISPGPKAPAQAGISVEVLKHFAGKKPILGVCLGHQAIGEAFGGKVIRAKQVMHGKTSLIAHTGVGVFKGLPSPFTVIRYHSLAIERASLPSCLEVTAWTDDGEIMGVRHREYDIEGVQFHPESILSEHGHALLKNFLER
- the trpE gene encoding anthranilate synthase component I, with amino-acid sequence MTELEFKSLGQQGYNRIPLIAEAFADLETPLTLYLKLAQTQQGGKNTFLLESVVGGERFGRYSFIGLPATTVLRSYGSHTEIVKNGVVIEEHEGNPLDFIEQYQSRFKVALRPGMPRFCGGLAGYFGYDTVRHIEKKLAGGAPKDDLNLPDIQLMVTEELAVIDNLSGKLYLIVYADTSQPESFSKARQRLKDLRMMLRRGVDAPVTSASVRTETIRDFAKEDYLKAVAKAHEYVMAGDLMQVQIGQRIRKPYVDSPLTLYRALRSLNPSPYMYFYNFGDMQIIGASPEILVRNENTADGGKKVTLRPIAGTRPRGATPERDAELSAELLADPKEIAEHVMLIDLARNDIGRIAETGSVHVTDRMVIEKYSHVQHIVSNVEGTLKKGLSNLDVLRATFPAGTLTGAPKVRAMEVIDELEITKRGIYGGACGYLSFGGEMDVAIAIRTGVIKDGMLYVQAAAGIVADSVLEMEWQETENKARAVLRAAEQVQDGLDGEF
- a CDS encoding phosphoglycolate phosphatase, translated to MQAGTVKDHVLAGVRAAIIDLDGTMLDTVPDFHVAINGMRAELGLAPISADAIKLMVGKGSENLIRTVLALDFDAAGVEQRFEQAMDGYQRHYLAINGQFSTLYPDVEAGLAAMKAAGLRLACVTNKPIAFALPLLKQKNLDQYFEIVYGGDSLPRKKPDPMPLLQVCADFDLAPAKVVAIGDSSNDAQAARAAACPVLTVPYGYNHGHSIHETDSDGIVNTLLEAAHFISMHNRPAY
- the rpe gene encoding ribulose-phosphate 3-epimerase, with translation MTTFRIAPSILSADFARLGEEVRNVVTAGADIIHFDVMDNHYVPNLTIGPLVCEAIRPHVQVPIDVHLMVKPVDRIIPDFAKAGANIITFHPEASDHVDRSLQLIRDNGCKSGLVFNPGTPLHYLEHVMDKIDIILIMSVNPGFGGQSFIPQALKKIAEARRMIDESGRDIMLEVDGGIKIDNIAAAAAAGADTFVAGSAIFGKPDYKAVIDAMRAELAAVKGA